The following are encoded in a window of Cucurbita pepo subsp. pepo cultivar mu-cu-16 chromosome LG12, ASM280686v2, whole genome shotgun sequence genomic DNA:
- the LOC111806713 gene encoding polygalacturonase At1g48100-like isoform X1, protein MEFNRTLIVVAWITATLLVQNRSNVHGRYHFHKGQRTQKPAEDPCSDAPPPYSPPEEPAPSSPAESAPSSPAESAPPSPAESAPPIPAEPAPSTPAESAPSAESAHPSPAESAPSVPADPYPDGPGNSTADCVFDVTDFGAVGDGCADDTAAFRAAWKAACAVESATLLVPSDRCFKITSTIFTGPCELGLVFKVDGTLMPPDGPESWLKTDSPRQWLVFYRLDQMTLTGSGTIEGNGQKWWELPCKPHRGPNGSTLPGPCDSPALIRFFMSTNLAVNGLRIQNSPQFHIKFDGCEDVLIQKLSISSPKLSPNTDGIHIQDTKGVGIYNSIISNGDDCISIGPGCTNVDIEGVTCGPGHGISIGSLGVHNSKACVSNITVRNAMIRESDNGVRIKTWQGGSGSVSDISFENIQMENVRNCIIVDQYYCLTKDCLNQTSAVFVNQVLYKNIKGTYDMRNTPIHFACSDTVACTNITMSEVELLPHEGELVEDPFCWNAFGVQKTLTIPPIDCLQEGEPQNVAETPEYSC, encoded by the exons ATGGAGTTCAATAGGACTCTCATTGTAGTGGCTTGGATTACAGCCACTCTGTTGGTGCAAAACCGTAGCAATGTTCATGGAAGGTACCATTTTCATAAGGGACAAAGGACACAGAAGCCTGCTGAAGACCCTTGTTCTGATGCACCGCCGCCTTATTCACCACCGGAGGAGCCAGCTCCTTCTAGTCCAGCTGAGTCAGCTCCTTCTAGTCCAGCCGAGTCAGCTCCTCCAAGTCCAGCTGAGTCAGCACCTCCAATTCCAGCTGAGCCAGCTCCTTCAACCCCAGCTGAGTCAGCTCCTTCAGCTGAGTCAGCACATCCAAGTCCAGCTGAGTCAGCTCCATCAGTGCCAGCTGATCCTTATCCTGATGGTCCTGGAAACTCCACTGCTGACTGTGTGTTTGATGTCACTGATTTTGGAGCAGTTGGGGATGGTTGTGCTGATGACACTGCTGCCTTTAGGGCAGCATGGAAAGCAGCCTGTGCCGTAGAATCTGCCACTCTTTTAGTTCCTTCGGATCGTTGCTTTAAAATTACTTCGACTATCTTCACCGGACCTTGCGAACTGGGACTCGTGTTTAAG GTGGATGGGACCCTGATGCCACCGGACGGACCGGAGTCGTGGCTGAAAACGGACAGTCCGAGACAATGGCTTGTGTTTTACAGGTTGGATCAAATGACATTGACTGGAAGTGGAACCATTGAAGGGAATGGCCAGAAATGGTGGGAGTTGCCATGCAAACCACATAGG GGTCCAAACGGGTCGACTCTCCCCGGACCATGTGACAGCCCTGCG CTGATAAGATTCTTCATGAGCACCAATTTGGCAGTGAATGGGTTGAGAATCCAAAACAGTCCACAGTTCCATATAAAATTTGATGGCTGTGAAGATGTTCTTATACAAAAGCTATCAATATCTTCCCCAAAGCTCAGTCCCAACACTGATGGCATCCACATACAAGATACCAAAGGGGTTGGAATATACAACTCCATCATATCCAATG GTGATGACTGCATTTCAATTGGGCCTGGCTGTACCAATGTGGACATTGAAGGCGTCACTTGTGGGCCGGGTCATGGAATTAG CATAGGGAGCCTGGGAGTCCACAATTCCAAGGCATGTGTATCCAACATAACAGTAAGAAACGCAATGATTAGAGAATCAGACAACGGTGTTAGGATCAAGACATGGCAAGGAGGGTCGGGCTCAGTGAGCGACATCTCGTTCGAGAACATACAAATGGAGAATGTTAGGAACTGCATCATAGTAGACCAATACTACTGCTTAACAAAGGATTGTCTGAACCAGACATCAGCTGTGTTTGTGAACCAGGTCTTGTACAAGAACATCAAAGGAACATACGACATGAGGAACACTCCAATTCACTTTGCTTGCAGTGACACAGTGGCCTGCACAAACATTACCATGTCTGAAGTAGAGTTGCTGCCACATGAAGGCGAGCTGGTGGAAGATCCTTTTTGTTGGAATGCATTTGGGGTTCAGAAGACATTGACCATTCCTCCCATTGATTGCTTGCAAGAGGGTGAGCCTCAGAATGTTGCAGAGACCCCTGAATATAGCTGCTAA
- the LOC111806713 gene encoding polygalacturonase At1g48100-like isoform X2 — protein MEFNRTLIVVAWITATLLVQNRSNVHGRYHFHKGQRTQKPAEDPCSDAPPPYSPPEEPAPSSPAESAPSSPAESAPPSPAESAPPIPAEPAPSTPAESAPSVPADPYPDGPGNSTADCVFDVTDFGAVGDGCADDTAAFRAAWKAACAVESATLLVPSDRCFKITSTIFTGPCELGLVFKVDGTLMPPDGPESWLKTDSPRQWLVFYRLDQMTLTGSGTIEGNGQKWWELPCKPHRGPNGSTLPGPCDSPALIRFFMSTNLAVNGLRIQNSPQFHIKFDGCEDVLIQKLSISSPKLSPNTDGIHIQDTKGVGIYNSIISNGDDCISIGPGCTNVDIEGVTCGPGHGISIGSLGVHNSKACVSNITVRNAMIRESDNGVRIKTWQGGSGSVSDISFENIQMENVRNCIIVDQYYCLTKDCLNQTSAVFVNQVLYKNIKGTYDMRNTPIHFACSDTVACTNITMSEVELLPHEGELVEDPFCWNAFGVQKTLTIPPIDCLQEGEPQNVAETPEYSC, from the exons ATGGAGTTCAATAGGACTCTCATTGTAGTGGCTTGGATTACAGCCACTCTGTTGGTGCAAAACCGTAGCAATGTTCATGGAAGGTACCATTTTCATAAGGGACAAAGGACACAGAAGCCTGCTGAAGACCCTTGTTCTGATGCACCGCCGCCTTATTCACCACCGGAGGAGCCAGCTCCTTCTAGTCCAGCTGAGTCAGCTCCTTCTAGTCCAGCCGAGTCAGCTCCTCCAAGTCCAGCTGAGTCAGCACCTCCAATTCCAGCTGAGCCAGCTCCTTCAAC TCCAGCTGAGTCAGCTCCATCAGTGCCAGCTGATCCTTATCCTGATGGTCCTGGAAACTCCACTGCTGACTGTGTGTTTGATGTCACTGATTTTGGAGCAGTTGGGGATGGTTGTGCTGATGACACTGCTGCCTTTAGGGCAGCATGGAAAGCAGCCTGTGCCGTAGAATCTGCCACTCTTTTAGTTCCTTCGGATCGTTGCTTTAAAATTACTTCGACTATCTTCACCGGACCTTGCGAACTGGGACTCGTGTTTAAG GTGGATGGGACCCTGATGCCACCGGACGGACCGGAGTCGTGGCTGAAAACGGACAGTCCGAGACAATGGCTTGTGTTTTACAGGTTGGATCAAATGACATTGACTGGAAGTGGAACCATTGAAGGGAATGGCCAGAAATGGTGGGAGTTGCCATGCAAACCACATAGG GGTCCAAACGGGTCGACTCTCCCCGGACCATGTGACAGCCCTGCG CTGATAAGATTCTTCATGAGCACCAATTTGGCAGTGAATGGGTTGAGAATCCAAAACAGTCCACAGTTCCATATAAAATTTGATGGCTGTGAAGATGTTCTTATACAAAAGCTATCAATATCTTCCCCAAAGCTCAGTCCCAACACTGATGGCATCCACATACAAGATACCAAAGGGGTTGGAATATACAACTCCATCATATCCAATG GTGATGACTGCATTTCAATTGGGCCTGGCTGTACCAATGTGGACATTGAAGGCGTCACTTGTGGGCCGGGTCATGGAATTAG CATAGGGAGCCTGGGAGTCCACAATTCCAAGGCATGTGTATCCAACATAACAGTAAGAAACGCAATGATTAGAGAATCAGACAACGGTGTTAGGATCAAGACATGGCAAGGAGGGTCGGGCTCAGTGAGCGACATCTCGTTCGAGAACATACAAATGGAGAATGTTAGGAACTGCATCATAGTAGACCAATACTACTGCTTAACAAAGGATTGTCTGAACCAGACATCAGCTGTGTTTGTGAACCAGGTCTTGTACAAGAACATCAAAGGAACATACGACATGAGGAACACTCCAATTCACTTTGCTTGCAGTGACACAGTGGCCTGCACAAACATTACCATGTCTGAAGTAGAGTTGCTGCCACATGAAGGCGAGCTGGTGGAAGATCCTTTTTGTTGGAATGCATTTGGGGTTCAGAAGACATTGACCATTCCTCCCATTGATTGCTTGCAAGAGGGTGAGCCTCAGAATGTTGCAGAGACCCCTGAATATAGCTGCTAA
- the LOC111806713 gene encoding polygalacturonase At1g48100-like isoform X3, which produces MLDTLFLIFFGSRLIIIWFLEINLIDATSTPAESAPSVPADPYPDGPGNSTADCVFDVTDFGAVGDGCADDTAAFRAAWKAACAVESATLLVPSDRCFKITSTIFTGPCELGLVFKVDGTLMPPDGPESWLKTDSPRQWLVFYRLDQMTLTGSGTIEGNGQKWWELPCKPHRGPNGSTLPGPCDSPALIRFFMSTNLAVNGLRIQNSPQFHIKFDGCEDVLIQKLSISSPKLSPNTDGIHIQDTKGVGIYNSIISNGDDCISIGPGCTNVDIEGVTCGPGHGISIGSLGVHNSKACVSNITVRNAMIRESDNGVRIKTWQGGSGSVSDISFENIQMENVRNCIIVDQYYCLTKDCLNQTSAVFVNQVLYKNIKGTYDMRNTPIHFACSDTVACTNITMSEVELLPHEGELVEDPFCWNAFGVQKTLTIPPIDCLQEGEPQNVAETPEYSC; this is translated from the exons TCCAGCTGAGTCAGCTCCATCAGTGCCAGCTGATCCTTATCCTGATGGTCCTGGAAACTCCACTGCTGACTGTGTGTTTGATGTCACTGATTTTGGAGCAGTTGGGGATGGTTGTGCTGATGACACTGCTGCCTTTAGGGCAGCATGGAAAGCAGCCTGTGCCGTAGAATCTGCCACTCTTTTAGTTCCTTCGGATCGTTGCTTTAAAATTACTTCGACTATCTTCACCGGACCTTGCGAACTGGGACTCGTGTTTAAG GTGGATGGGACCCTGATGCCACCGGACGGACCGGAGTCGTGGCTGAAAACGGACAGTCCGAGACAATGGCTTGTGTTTTACAGGTTGGATCAAATGACATTGACTGGAAGTGGAACCATTGAAGGGAATGGCCAGAAATGGTGGGAGTTGCCATGCAAACCACATAGG GGTCCAAACGGGTCGACTCTCCCCGGACCATGTGACAGCCCTGCG CTGATAAGATTCTTCATGAGCACCAATTTGGCAGTGAATGGGTTGAGAATCCAAAACAGTCCACAGTTCCATATAAAATTTGATGGCTGTGAAGATGTTCTTATACAAAAGCTATCAATATCTTCCCCAAAGCTCAGTCCCAACACTGATGGCATCCACATACAAGATACCAAAGGGGTTGGAATATACAACTCCATCATATCCAATG GTGATGACTGCATTTCAATTGGGCCTGGCTGTACCAATGTGGACATTGAAGGCGTCACTTGTGGGCCGGGTCATGGAATTAG CATAGGGAGCCTGGGAGTCCACAATTCCAAGGCATGTGTATCCAACATAACAGTAAGAAACGCAATGATTAGAGAATCAGACAACGGTGTTAGGATCAAGACATGGCAAGGAGGGTCGGGCTCAGTGAGCGACATCTCGTTCGAGAACATACAAATGGAGAATGTTAGGAACTGCATCATAGTAGACCAATACTACTGCTTAACAAAGGATTGTCTGAACCAGACATCAGCTGTGTTTGTGAACCAGGTCTTGTACAAGAACATCAAAGGAACATACGACATGAGGAACACTCCAATTCACTTTGCTTGCAGTGACACAGTGGCCTGCACAAACATTACCATGTCTGAAGTAGAGTTGCTGCCACATGAAGGCGAGCTGGTGGAAGATCCTTTTTGTTGGAATGCATTTGGGGTTCAGAAGACATTGACCATTCCTCCCATTGATTGCTTGCAAGAGGGTGAGCCTCAGAATGTTGCAGAGACCCCTGAATATAGCTGCTAA
- the LOC111806856 gene encoding uncharacterized protein LOC111806856 → MYSEGATPEFIFDQGVYYPTAANYGYYCTGFESPGEWEDHSRIFGLDGPDIQYAGAQNENSSYVYYTPSYGYAQSQYNPYNPYIHGAVIGPDGSYLGAQQYYTIPSYDSSVSSPAYVPVIVQPDIVPNSSIGLVDPSINRSNGNGRIQKNESSGSYSSNPSKPAVDQRNSFARLSEVPRANVGPSKQSSTLGSISAGSHAGSVSSRVFQGRGAYGSLQPVDDISNGKVVSQHSQLRVPRPINNAFSDFRSSAHGQAVIPKHQPKVQVGRVLDGANANPDALSEQNRGPRISRSKTQLVLKAYTTKAGDGNADGNIIIYTDQYNKDDFPIEYADAKFFVIKSYSEDDVHKSIKYNVWSSTSNGNKKLNFAYEDARRIVSAKSRSCPVFLFFSVNASGQFCGVAEMVGPVDFNRDMDFWQQDKWNGSFPVKWHIIKDVPNNYFRHVILENNENKPVTNSRDTQEIPFKKGLEMLKLFKSHTLKTSLLDDFIYYENRQKIMQEEKARLVIRRLERPYFVPALDHSRQLNCVIELPLRDDKNLNKTNDGSRVLERSVASRAEQQVYSNPGNTGAVVVKENPPKHDDGEKVDVSSTLKMESLEIGQKVAEKPLEGGTPAAASDANSKHAEVVTVGSMPIEVNGYNTEPSDVLTVGTIPLDPKALQLCKEDAVLKNGAQQN, encoded by the exons ATGTACAGTGAAGGAGCCACCCCTGAGTTTATTTTTGATCAGGGTGTTTATTATCCTACTGCCGCCAATTATGGTTATTACTGTACAG GATTTGAATCACCTGGCGAATGGGAGGACCATTCTCGGATTTTTGGTTTAGATGGTCCAGATATCCAATACGCA GGTGCTCAAAATGAGAATTCATCTTATGTATATTATACGCCAAGCTATGGATATGCACAGTCTCAATACAACCCGTATAATCCTTACATACATGGTGCTGTGATAGGACCAGATGGTTCATATCTAGGGGCCCAACAATATTACACCATTCCTTCTTACGACAGCTCCGTTTCTTCTCCTGCTTATGTCCCTGTTATTGTCCAGCCAGATATTGTCCCCAATAGTTCCATCGGCTTGGTTGACCCTTCAATCAATAGATCgaatggaaatggaagaatacaaaaaaatgAGAGTTCTGGAAGCTATTCTAGTAACCCCTCCAAACCTGCTGTAGACCAGAGAAATTCTTTTGCAAGGTTATCAGAAGTGCCAAGAGCAAATGTTGGTCCAAGTAAGCAAAGTTCAACACTTGGTAGCATTTCTGCTGGTAGTCATGCTGGATCAGTTTCATCACGCGTTTTTCAG GGTAGGGGTGCTTATGGTTCACTTCAACCAGTAGATGACATTTCAAATGGAAAGGTTGTGTCTCAACATAGTCAATTGAGAGTACCTCGTCCTATCAATAATGCATTTTCTGACTTTCGATCAAGTGCTCATGGACAGGCTGTGATCCCTAAACATCAGCCTAAGGTTCAAGTTGGTAGAGTTCTGGATGGTGCAAATGCTAATCCAGATGCTTTAAGTGAGCAGAATCGAGGTCCTAGAATCAGCAGATCTAAAACCCAACTTGTTCTGAAGGCCTACACAACCAAGGCTGGAGATGGTAATGCAGATGGAAACATTATTATCTACACAGATCAATATAATAAGGATGATTTTCCTATTGAATATGCGGATGCaaaattttttgtaataaaatctTACAGTGAGGATGATGTTCACAAGAGCATTAAGTATAATGTTTGGTCGTCTACTTCCAATGGGAATAAGAAACTGAATTTTGCATACGAAGATGCACGGAGAATAGTTTCAGCAAAATCAAGAAGCTGTCCTgtattcctttttttctct GTCAATGCTAGTGGTCAGTTCTGTGGTGTAGCAGAGATGGTTGGCCCTGTGGACTTCAACAGGGATATGGATTTCTGGCAGCAGGATAAATGGAATGGAAGCTTCCCTGTTAAGTGGCACATTATCAAAGATGTGCCAAACAACTACTTTAGGCATGTCATTTTGGAGAATAATGAGAACAAACCCGTTACTAATAGCAGAGATACTCAAGAG atACCGTTTAAAAAAGGTCTGGAGATGCTAAAATTATTCAAGAGTCATACATTAAAGACCTCTTTACTCGACGACTTCATTTATTATGAAAACCGTCAGAAGATCATGCAGGAGGAGAAAGCGAGGTTGGTTATTAGAAGGCTTGAGCGTCCATATTTTGTACCTGCATTAGATCATAGTCGACAGCTAAATTGTGTAATTGAGCTGCCTTTGAGAGATGATAAGAACCTCAACAAGACCAACGATGGTTCGAGGGTGTTGGAACGGAGTGTAGCCTCGAGAGCTGAGCAGCAGGTCTACTCAAATCCTGGCAATACTGGTGCTGTGGTAGTGAAGGAAAATCCCCCCAAGCACGATGATGGCGAAAAAGTTGATGTTTCGTCGACTCTGAAGATGGAATCTCTTGAAATTGGCCAGAAAGTGGCTGAGAAGCCTTTGGAGGGTGGTACACCAGCTGCTGCGAGTGATGCAAATTCCAAGCACGCTGAAGTTGTCACTGTAGGCTCAATGCCGATCGAAGTTAATGGATATAACACTGAACCTTCTGATGTTTTGACGGTGGGAACCATTCCGCTCGATCCAAAAGCTCTGCAGCTTTGCAAAGAAGATGCAGTTCTCAAAAATGGGGCTCAACAAAACTGA